Proteins encoded within one genomic window of Gallus gallus isolate bGalGal1 chromosome 1, bGalGal1.mat.broiler.GRCg7b, whole genome shotgun sequence:
- the CREG1 gene encoding protein CREG1 precursor codes for MVLLAFLCAAALAALARGTIPPPEEAARMARFVLHNCDWGALATLSAQEGLRGRPFANIFSISDGAPGPGGGSGVPYLYLTDMEISVQDLEVNSNASLTVSLAQTPYCKKHRYDPQNPLCAHIIFCGSIVKVNDSEAALAKKALFTRHPEMESWPKDHNWFFAKFNITNIWVLDYFGGLKIVTPEEYYNVKP; via the exons ATGGTGTTGTTGGCGTTCCTGTGCGCGGCCGCGCTGGCGGCGTTGGCCCGCGGGACCATTCCTCCGCCCGAGGAGGCGGCCCGCATGGCGCGCTTCGTGCTGCACAACTGCGACTGGGGCGCGCTGGCCACGCTCTCCGCGCAGGAAGGGCTGCGCGGCCGCCCCTTCGCCAACATCTTCTCCATCAGCGACGGCGCCCCGGGGcccggcggcggcagcggcgtGCCCTACCTGTACCTGACCGACATGGAGATCTCCGTGCAGGACTTGGAG GTCAATTCGAATGCCTCCCTGACCGTGTCTTTGGCACAGACTCCGTACTGCAAGAAGCACAGATATGACCCTCAGAACCCTCTGTGCGCCCACATAATCTTCTGTGGGAGCATTGTGAAG GTGAATGATTCAGAAGCAGCCTTAGCGAAAAAGGCATTATTCACTCGGCACCCTGAGATGGAAAGTTGGCCTAAGGATCATAATTGGTTCTTTGCTAAATTCAACATCACCAATATTTGGGTTCTGGACTATTTTGGTGGACTGAAAATTGTGACACCAGAAGAATATTACAATGTCAAGCCTTA G